DNA sequence from the Brachybacterium sp. P6-10-X1 genome:
CCGAGCGCCAGACCCAGCCGACGGACCAGGAGGGTGCGTCCGGTCTCGGCGGGGGCTCGTTCTCCCTCGGCGAGGTCCGGGCGTTCCTCGGAGGTGCTCGATGCCGAGGAGGAGTTCGAAGACATCGCGGTCCCTTCATCGCGTCGTCGCGGTGGAGTGCTGGTGTTCCCGGTCACACTACGCGGGCGGGGCGCCGGAATCGGGCACGACCGGCGGCGTGTCCGACCCGGCGGGCGGATCAGGACACGCCGGGCGGGTCAGAACACGTCGGGCGGATCCAGCCGCACCCGGAGCGATCCGCGGGCCTTGCGGGCGGAGCGGGCGGCGACCCCGGCGCGCAGCGCGTCGGCCAGCTCCCGGGAGCGGTGGGGGTCCAGCCGCACCACGGCCCGGGCGCGTCCGGCCGCGTCGGCGCCCTCGAGGTCCACGGGGCCGAAGACCTCGCTCCCGTCGGGAAGATCAGTGGTCTCCAGGAAGCTGCGGCAGGCCTCCTTGTCCCCGATGATCTCGGCGATCCGGCCGAAGGGGGGCAGGTCGAGCTCGCGGCGGTCCTCGAGCACCCGGTCCAGGAACGCGCTCGAGCGGTGCGCGACGAGGTCACGGATCGCCGGCAGCGTCGCGGTGCCGACCACGAGGACCTCCCCGCCCTGCTCGGCGCTGCGGACGAGGGCGATCGCGTTGCGCCAGCGCCGGACCGCTTCGACATCGGCGTCGAAGGCGGCGCGGCCCAGCATCGCGTCGGCGTCCAGCAGCAGCGCCGCGGCGAAGCGGTCCGGGGGCGAGGGCTCGGCCCCGGGGGTGGCCACGACGATCGCGTCGCCGGGCACCTCGGAGTCCTCGAGCGCGCCGTGCGCTCCCCCGGAGACCAGCAGCGTCACGGCGGGGAAGGCGCGGGAGAGCTCCTCGGCGGTGCGGGTGGAGCCGATGACCATGGCGCGGACCCGGGTGCGGTCGCACTCGGGGCAGCGGTAGCCGTCCTCGCGCCGGCCGCACACCCGGCAGTGCAGGTGCCCGCCGCGTCCGGTGATCGACAGCTGCGCGGCGCAGCGGGGGCACTGGGCGCGGGTCCCGCAGAAGGTGCACGCGATCGCCGGGACGTACCCGGAGCGCGGCACCTGGACCAGGACGGGGCCGCGGGCCAGCCCCCGACGGATCACCCGCATCGCCTCCTGCGGGAGGCGGGAGCGGCCGGAGGCGCCCTCGCGGTCGCGCAGGTACTGGTCCATGGCCACGATGTGCGGGCGCACTCTCGTGACCGGGGCCGGCAGCGGGTCCAGCCGGGCGAGGTAGCCGGCGTCGATCAGGGCCCGCAGCGGCACCGAGTCGCTGGCGGAGAGGAACAGCAGCGCGCAGCGCTCCTCCCGCGAGCGGCACTGCAGCACCGTGCGCACGTGGGGGTAGGGCGCGCGGGGCTCCTCGAGGAGATCGTCGGACTCGTCCACGCAGATCACCAGGGCGAGGTCGCGGACCGGGGCGAAGGCGGCCGAGCGGTTGCCGAGCACGATCCGGGTCGCTCCGCGCAGGATCCGGCGGAAGGTGCGGTACCGCTTCTCGGGGCCTTCGGTGCCGGCGAGCACCTCGTGGGCCAGGCCGCGCGCGGTCAGCACCCGGCTCAGCCGGGCCACGTCCCGCTGGTCGGGGGCGATGACCAGGGCGCCCTGGCCGTCGGCGAGGTCGGCGAGGGCGTCGGCGGTCACCACCGTCCAGGGATCGGCGGCATCCAGGGTGAGGGCGGCGCGGGGCACGGGGCCGGAGCGATCGCCGGCGCGGGAGAGCAGGGCGGCCAGGCCGACGTAGCGGTCCCCCGGGCGCGGGGCCGGCTCGGAGGGCTCCGGGGACTCCGGGGGCTCCGGCGCGGCCTCCACCGCGGCGGCATCCGGCACCTCGGCGGTGGTCTCCTGCTCCTGCTCCTTCTCCTGCTCCTTCTCCGCGGCGGCCCGATCGGCCTTCTCGGCCCGGGCGTGGCGCGGGGGCAGGGCCAGGCGCAGCACGTCGCCGACGGTGCCGCCGCTGCGGGCGGCGACGTCCTCGCAGACTCGCATCATCGCCGGGGGCACCACCACGTCGGTCGAGACCAGGCGGCGCAGCGGCGCCAGCGCGCGGTCGGTGGTCGGCTCCGCGAGCCGGTCGAGGACGAGGCCTTCGGTGTCCCGGCCGGAGAACCGCACCCGCACCCGCATCCCGGGGCCGGCCTCGGCGGTCTCCGGTGTCACGGCGTACTCGAACGGGCGGTCCAGATGCGGGAGCACCCCGACCAGGCGCACGCTCGCCACCGGCAGCTCCTCGGCCACGTCGAAGCCCGCGGTGGTGCGCAGGCCTCGGCCCCGGGCCGCCGCATCGCGGCCCGGGTCGTGCGGGGCGGTCTCGGGAACGGCGGCGGCGGGGGCCGCGAAGAGGCTCGCCTGCTCCTCCTCCTGGGGCTCCCCCGCCGCTGCCGTGGCGGACGTGCTCAGCGCTGGTGCACCGCCACCAGGTCGCACACGAAGATCAGCGACTCGCCCGGTGCGATGACGGGCGGTGCGCCCATGTCGCCGTAGGCGAGGGAGGCGGGGATCTCCAACCGCCGCCGGCCACCCACCTTCATGCCCTGGACGCCCTGGTCCCAGCCGGAGATGACCTGGCCGACGCCGAGCTGGAAGCGCAGCGGCTCGCCACGGTCCCAGGAGGCGTCGAACTGCTCGCCGGTGGAATGGGAGACGCCGACGTAGTGGACGTCGACCACGTCGCCGCTGCCGGCCTGCTCGCCGTCGCCGACGATCTCGTCGCGGCTGGTCAGCTCGGTGGGCGCGGGGCCCTCGGGGTGGTCGATCTCGGGCTTGCTGCGGTCCATGGGGGCTCCTTCGGTCGGTGGGGTCCGGGGGTGGTTCCGGTCTGGTCAGTCTGTGCGATGGGCGGCGTCGAGGACGTCGATGACGAAGATCAGCGTCTGGCCGGCGAGCTCGTGCTGGGACTCCTCCTTGGTGCCGTAGGCCTCGGCCGGCGGCACCACCAGCATCACCTGGCTGCCCACGGGGAGGTCGAGGAGGTTCTGGTCCCACCCGGCGATGACCGAGCCGCCGCCCTGCACGAACGAGAACGGGGCGCCGCGCTCCCACGAGGAGTCGAACTGCTTCCCGTCGGTCCAGTTCCACCCGGTGTAGTGCATGACCAGGTAGTCGCCCTCGCGGGTGGTGTCCCCCGTGCCGACGGTGAGCTCCTCGCGGGTGGTCTCGGTGGGCGGATCCCCCTCGGGGGCGCCCTCGAGGGCGGGGGCCCCGTTCTCACCCAGGGTGACGGCCGGGAAGTCCCCGGAGGGGTCGCCGGGCTCGCCCTCGGCGCGCAGGGGTTCGACGACGCGGTCGATGTCGGCGACCTGGATCAGGGAACGGGCCTGCCCGGACTGGTCCTGCTGCCAGCCGGCCATCGCGAAGCGCGAGCCGACCGTCATGGTGGTGAAGACGTCGAAGGCCGCCTGGCCGACGCCGTCGGCGGTGACCTGCAGGCCACCGGCCGGGGCGCCCTGCCACCAGGACTGGAGGGTCTCGCCGCTGCTCGCGTCGACGTAGAGGCTGCGCCAGATCAGGGTGTCGCCCTCGGCGATGGTCGCGCCGTCGCCCGGCACGACGACCTCGGCGTCGGCCGCGGAGATGCTCAGCGGGGCGGAGAACTCGACCGTCGGCTCCGCGCCGAGGTCCTCGCTGATCGTGACGCCCGAGAGCGCGGGCGGCCCGCCGCTCTCGGAGCCCCCGCCCGCGTCGGAGGCACCGGTGGCCTCGGGGTCGGAGCCGTCCTCGGAGCAGGCGGCCAGACCGATGACGGCGGAGGCGGCGAGGGCGGTGGTCAGCAGCGTGCGGCGGCGGATCAAGAGCGGGCCTTTCGGATCAGGGACCCCGAGCGGGGCGCGGGCACCAGGGTACGGGGGCGGGGCGGCGTCGTTCCCAGGGTGGGGACGGTCACCGGACGGGCCGTCCTCGCCTCAGGCGGGCGGGGCCGGGGGCGCTGCGGACTCGCCGTGCCGGCGGATCTCGGCGAGCAGGGCGTCGACCTCCGGCAGCGAGGTCGCGAAGGGGTCCAGCACCTGCACCGGCATGGCCCCGGGGCGGGTCAGGCGCAGGGTGGTCCAGTCCACCACGTGGTCGACGCCGTGCTGCTGCGCGGCGGTGACGACCTGGCCGCGCAGATGGGCGCGGGTGCTGCGCGGGGCATGCTCGCGCGCGTCCTCGATCCGCTGGTGGGGAAGCACCGACGGGGCCAGGCCCCGGCGCTGGAGCGCCTGGAAGATGCTCCCGGCGGGATCGATGTCGTGATAGGCCAGCTCGAGCCGTTCGATCCCCGGATCGGCCAGGTCCACGCCGCGTCGCGTGGCGACCTGGTCGAACAGCCTCTCCTTGATCGCCCAGTCGAGGTGGGTCCCGGCCCAGGAGCGGTCCCCCGTGCGGACCGCGTCGATCCCCAGCTGCCAGGTCTGCAGCACCTCCTGCTCGGCGCCGTCCTCGGCGACCTCGGCGGCGAGGTCCAGCCAGCGCTGCTGCACCTCGACGGCGGTGGTGCTGGACCCGTTCGCGGTGGGGATCGGCGCTCGTCCGGTGAGGTCGCGGGCGACGGCGCGGATCGCGGCGATGTCGTCGTGCAGGGCGAGCTCGGGCAGGGCCCGTCCGGCCTCGATCACCCGCAGCACCAGGTCCGTGGTGGCGAAGCGCAGGTGGGTGGACACCTCGCTCATGGTGGAGTCGCCCACGATGACGTGCAGGCGGCGGAAGCGGGTCGGGTCGCCGTGCGGCTCGTCGCGCGTGTTGATGATGGGGCGGGTGCGGGTGGTCGCCGAGGAGACCGCCTCCCACATGTGGTCGCTGCGGCGGGAGAAGACGAACCGGCCCTCGGGCGCCGCGTCGTCGCGGACCACTCCCCCGGCGCCGGTGATGATCTGGCGGGTGACCAGGAACGGCAGCAGGTACCGGGGCAGGCGGGTGAACTCGCCGCGGCGATCCACGAGGTAGTTCTCATGAGAACCGAAGGCGTTGCCCGCGGAGTCGACGTTGTTCTTGAGCAGGTGGATGCGGGCGTCCTGCCCGTCGGCGGCCAGGCGCTGATCGGCCTGCGCGACGAGATCCGCGAAGATCCGTTCCCCGGCCCGGTCCTGGGCGACCAGCTCCCACCAGTCGTCGCACTCCGCGGTGGCGTACTCCGGATGGGAGCCCACGTCGAGGTAGAGCCGGGCCGCGTTGCGCAGGAACACGTTCGAGGAGCGGCCCATCGCCACCACCGGGCGGAACAGCTCGCGGGCTGCCGCTTCCGGCTCCAGGGCGCGGGTGCCGTCGGCCCGGACGCACACCAGGCCGAACTCGGTCTCCAGTCCTCCGACGCGACGGATCATCGGGTCACTGGCCGCCCTTCTGGACGAAGGAGCGCACGAAGGTCTCGGCGTTGGACTCGAGTACCGAGTCGATCTCGTCGAGCAGATCGTCGGAGCCCTGGGCGGAGGCGAAGGTCTGCCCGCCGGTGGCGTCGGGGGCGCCGGCCGCGTCGTCGTCGTCATGGCCGGGGCCGTGCAGGGACTGCTGGGACATGAGGTCCTCCTCAGGACTCGGAGACGGCTCGACGCAGCGCGTCGAGGATCGCCTCGGGATCATCGGACAGGTCGATGCCGGCCAGGGCGCACCAGGCGGCGGAGCCGAGGCGCGGATCGGCCAGGCGCAGGCGGTGCCCGTCCTCGCGGCCGGCGAGTGTGATCGCGTCCCAGCCGGCCGAGGGCACGTGCTCGCCATGGGCGGAGATCAGGCCGCCGCGCAGGTGGGCCCGCGTCGAGGTGGGAGCGGTGGTGACGGCCGCGTCCACCTCGTCCTGGTCGATCAGGGTGCGCACGGCACCGGCGGCGCGCAGCTTCGTGAACAGGCCTCGGTCCGGGCGCAGATCCGAGTACTGCAGGTCGACCATGACCAGGCGCGGATCCGACCAGTCCAGGCCGTGGCGGGCGCGGTAGCGATCCAGCAGCTGGAGCTTGGCGACCCATTCGACGCGATCCGCGGCGAGCATCGGGTCCTGCTCC
Encoded proteins:
- the pafA gene encoding Pup--protein ligase, translated to MIRRVGGLETEFGLVCVRADGTRALEPEAAARELFRPVVAMGRSSNVFLRNAARLYLDVGSHPEYATAECDDWWELVAQDRAGERIFADLVAQADQRLAADGQDARIHLLKNNVDSAGNAFGSHENYLVDRRGEFTRLPRYLLPFLVTRQIITGAGGVVRDDAAPEGRFVFSRRSDHMWEAVSSATTRTRPIINTRDEPHGDPTRFRRLHVIVGDSTMSEVSTHLRFATTDLVLRVIEAGRALPELALHDDIAAIRAVARDLTGRAPIPTANGSSTTAVEVQQRWLDLAAEVAEDGAEQEVLQTWQLGIDAVRTGDRSWAGTHLDWAIKERLFDQVATRRGVDLADPGIERLELAYHDIDPAGSIFQALQRRGLAPSVLPHQRIEDAREHAPRSTRAHLRGQVVTAAQQHGVDHVVDWTTLRLTRPGAMPVQVLDPFATSLPEVDALLAEIRRHGESAAPPAPPA
- a CDS encoding primosomal protein N', whose translation is MRPGGGAPALSTSATAAAGEPQEEEQASLFAAPAAAVPETAPHDPGRDAAARGRGLRTTAGFDVAEELPVASVRLVGVLPHLDRPFEYAVTPETAEAGPGMRVRVRFSGRDTEGLVLDRLAEPTTDRALAPLRRLVSTDVVVPPAMMRVCEDVAARSGGTVGDVLRLALPPRHARAEKADRAAAEKEQEKEQEQETTAEVPDAAAVEAAPEPPESPEPSEPAPRPGDRYVGLAALLSRAGDRSGPVPRAALTLDAADPWTVVTADALADLADGQGALVIAPDQRDVARLSRVLTARGLAHEVLAGTEGPEKRYRTFRRILRGATRIVLGNRSAAFAPVRDLALVICVDESDDLLEEPRAPYPHVRTVLQCRSREERCALLFLSASDSVPLRALIDAGYLARLDPLPAPVTRVRPHIVAMDQYLRDREGASGRSRLPQEAMRVIRRGLARGPVLVQVPRSGYVPAIACTFCGTRAQCPRCAAQLSITGRGGHLHCRVCGRREDGYRCPECDRTRVRAMVIGSTRTAEELSRAFPAVTLLVSGGAHGALEDSEVPGDAIVVATPGAEPSPPDRFAAALLLDADAMLGRAAFDADVEAVRRWRNAIALVRSAEQGGEVLVVGTATLPAIRDLVAHRSSAFLDRVLEDRRELDLPPFGRIAEIIGDKEACRSFLETTDLPDGSEVFGPVDLEGADAAGRARAVVRLDPHRSRELADALRAGVAARSARKARGSLRVRLDPPDVF
- a CDS encoding FKBP-type peptidyl-prolyl cis-trans isomerase encodes the protein MDRSKPEIDHPEGPAPTELTSRDEIVGDGEQAGSGDVVDVHYVGVSHSTGEQFDASWDRGEPLRFQLGVGQVISGWDQGVQGMKVGGRRRLEIPASLAYGDMGAPPVIAPGESLIFVCDLVAVHQR
- a CDS encoding FKBP-type peptidyl-prolyl cis-trans isomerase, with amino-acid sequence MIRRRTLLTTALAASAVIGLAACSEDGSDPEATGASDAGGGSESGGPPALSGVTISEDLGAEPTVEFSAPLSISAADAEVVVPGDGATIAEGDTLIWRSLYVDASSGETLQSWWQGAPAGGLQVTADGVGQAAFDVFTTMTVGSRFAMAGWQQDQSGQARSLIQVADIDRVVEPLRAEGEPGDPSGDFPAVTLGENGAPALEGAPEGDPPTETTREELTVGTGDTTREGDYLVMHYTGWNWTDGKQFDSSWERGAPFSFVQGGGSVIAGWDQNLLDLPVGSQVMLVVPPAEAYGTKEESQHELAGQTLIFVIDVLDAAHRTD
- a CDS encoding ubiquitin-like protein Pup, encoding MSQQSLHGPGHDDDDAAGAPDATGGQTFASAQGSDDLLDEIDSVLESNAETFVRSFVQKGGQ